From Kitasatospora sp. MAP12-44:
AAGAGCAGCGCGACCTCCGAGCCGCGCGGGATGCGCACTCCGCCCACCTCGATGTCCTCCAGCACCCAGCGCTCGAACATCTGCAGCGGCGTGTCGTAGCGCATCAGCTCCTCGATCGCGGTCGGGAGGTGCGCGGGGACGTCGGAGCGCAGCAGCGCGAGCTGCTCGGGGTTGCGGAAGAGCGCCCACCAGCCGTTGCCGGTGGTGTTGACGGTCGCCTCGTGGCCGGCGTTGAGCAGCAGCACGCAGGTGGAGACCATCTCCTGCTCGCTGAGCGCGTCGCCCTCGTCCTGCGCCTGGATCAGCGCGGAGATCAGGTCGGTCCCCGGCTGCCGGCGCCGCTCGCGGATCAGCGCGCGCAGGAAGTCGGAGAACTCGACGCTGGCGTCCACCGCCCGCTGGGCCGTCTCCGGCGTCGGGTTGAGCTCGAACATCCCGGTGATCGCCGCCGACCAGGGTCGCAGCAGCCCGCGGTCGGCCGGCGGCACGCCGAGCATCTCGGCGATCACCGCGACCGGCAGCGGCTCGGCGACGGCGGCTATCAGGTCGCCGCCGCCGTCCGCGAGCAGGGCGCCGACCAGTTCGTCGGCCAGCCGGGCCACCGTGGGGCGCAACGACTGGACCATCCGCGGGGTGAAGGCCTTGGAGACCAGGCGGCGGATCCGGGTGTGGTCCGGCGCCTCCAGGTCGAGCAGCCCGTTGCTGTTGAGCGTGTGGAACGGCTCGTGCGCCGGGTCGGGCTCCTGCTGCCCGAACTCCTGGTGGCTGAAGCGGTGGGTGTACGTCCGCCCCAGCCGGCGATCACGCAGCAGCGCGCTGACGTCCTCGTAGCGGGAGATCAGCCACTGGCCGGTCGGCTCGTAGCGGCAGACCGGCGCCTGCTCGCGCAACTCGGCGTAGGCGTCGTACGGGTGGGCGATGAACTGCGCCGACCACGGATCGAAGTGCTTCATCCCGTCAGCCTAGGGGCCGACATTATGAGCTGCCGCGCGCCCGCGCACCCGGCTAACGGGCCGATGGACACGGGTGGTCCGCCGGACTGATTACGCTGGCCCGGTGAACAGCGCGACCTCCCTCAAGTCCTGGCTGACCCGGCGCACCCCCGAGCAACTGGTCGAACTGCTGGAGCAGCGCGAGCTGCCGTACGCGGGCGGACCCGGTCTGGAGACGCCGGCCCGGCTGGCCCAGCACCTGCTGACCGACGCCTCGGTGACCTTGGCCCTGCACGACCTGAACCAGGTTCAGATCCAGGTGCTGGCGGCCGTCGCCGTGCTGGCCGAGCAGCTGCACGGGCCCGCACCGGTGCCCGCGCCGCGGCCGGGGGCGGCGGGCTTCGCCGGCTGGTCGCCCGTCACGCCGGCGCAGCGGACGGCCGTGCCGGCCCTGGAGCCGTCCGAACGGGCGGTGCCGCGCGCGCGGTTGCGCGCCGCGCTGGCCGGGCAGCCCGGCGAGCTCGACGCGGTGCTCGCCGAGCTCGCCGACCGCGCGCTGCTGCTGCCCCCGCACGGCACCGCGCTCACCGTCCCCCCGCTGCTGCACCTGCAGTCCGGCGAACTCCAGGGCTACGGACGGCCGGTGGACGTGCTGCTCAGCGCGGCCTACAAGGCGGCCGAAATCCACCAGATCGCCGCCGACTTGGGCCTCGGGGCGGGCGGAACCCGGGACGCCGCACAGAAGTTGATCACCGACCGGCTCGGCGACCGCGCCGCGGTGCGCCAACTGGTCACCCAGGCCCCGCCCGACGCCCTGGACCTGCTGGAGCGGCTGGTGCCGGGACCGCCGCTGCTGCGCACCCACTGCTTCGTCTCGGAGCACGGCCAGTACTACAGCGCCGGTAGCAAGTTCCGCTTCCGGGCGGCCGGTTCGGGCGATCCGGGCACCGACTGGCTGGCCGCCCGGGGGATGCTGATCCCGATCGGGCCCGACCTGGTCGAGCTGCCGTACGAGATCGCCGCCGCGCTGCGCGACGGCGAGATGCCGCTCGGCTACGACCCCGAGCCGCCGGTCGTGGCGGCCTCCCGGCCGCTGCCCGCCCACCCGCTGGGCGAGGCGCAGACCGCCGCCACCAGCACCGCCACCCGGGTCGAGCTGCTGCTGCGGGCCACCGCCGCCGGGCCGCTGGCCGTGCGCAAGGCGGGCGGCATCGCGGTGCGCGACACCCGCCGACTGGCCAAGCTGATCGGCGCGCCGGAGGCGCAGACCCGGCTCTGGCTGGACCTGAGCGCCAACGCCGGCCTGATCGCCCCGCACCGCGACCTGCCCCCGCCCAGCCGCAGCCGCAAGCCCGCGCCGCTGCCGCCCGCCCGGATGCTGCCGACTGCGCGCTACGACAGCTGGCTGGCCGACTCCCCCGCCGAGCGGCTGGTCCCGCTGATCGCCACCTGGGCGGTGACGCCCGAGGTGTTCAGCCACTGGCCGGACGAGAGCGAGACCCCGGTGGCGCTGGTCTCCCCGCAGGACCCGGGCGCCGTGGCGCTGCGCCGCACGGTCCTTGAGGCCCTCGCGGTGCTGCCGCCCGGCACGGGCCTGGGCCAGGCGGCGGCGATCGACGAGGACGCGCTGGGCGACCTCGCGCTCGCCGCCGCCTGGCACCGCCCGGCCGCCGTCACCGGCGAACCCGGCACCCTGGCACGGATCTCCGCCACACTGACCGAGGCGGAGCTGCTCGGTGTGGTCGCGCACGGCGCGCTCACCCCCGTGGGGCACGCCGTACTCGGCCTGCTGCGGGCCGGCGCCGACCGCTACTTCCCGGCCGTCCCCGGGGCCGGGTCCGCGCTGACCGGCCGCCCCGCGCTGGCCGCCGCCGTCGCCGCGCTACGCGCCGCGCTGGTGGAGCTGGTGCCGCCGCCGCGGACCACCGCCCGGTTCCAGGCCGACCTGACGGCGGTCGTCGCGGGACCGGCCGCGCCCGAACTGACCGAGCTGCTCGGCTCGGTGGCCACCCGGGAGTCCGAGGGGCACGCCGTGGTCTGGCGGATCGACGCCGCCTCGGTGCGCCGCGCGCTGGACTCCGGCGCCGACCCGCAGGAGCTGCTCACCCGGCTGGCCGAGGTCTCCGAGGGCGGGCAGCCGCTGCCGCAGCCGCTGTCGTACCTGGTCAACGACGCCGCGCGGACCCACGGCCGGATCCGGGTGGTGCGCTCGGCCTGCTGCATCAGGTCGGACGACGAGGCGCTGGTCACCGAGCTCTCGCGGGCCCGGGTGCTGGCCAAGCTCGGCCTGCGGCGGATCGCGCCGACCGTCCTGATCAGCACCGCCTCGCCGACCGACACGCTTGCGGCGCTGCGCCTGGGCGGCTACGCCCCGGTGCTGGAGGCCGAGACCGGCAGCACCGTGGTGGAGCGGGCCCCGCAGGAGCGCGCGGCGCTGGAGCTGCCCTCGCTGACCGCCGCCCGGCCGTACTACGGCTCGGGCCCGGGCACCCCGGAGGCGCTGGCGGCCAAGCTGCTGGGCCCGCGGAAGGGCTAGACCGGGGAGGAAACGCCGCAGGGCGGCCACTCCGTCGAAACGGGGTGGCCGCCCTGCGGCGTTGAAGCGGTGACTGTCAGCCCGTGTAGGGGCCGTAGTCGTAGTCGTCCAGCGGGACCGCCTGGCCGGAGCCGGCGCCGAAGGGCGACAGGTCGTAGTCGTCGTAGCCGACGGCCGAGTACATCGCGGCCTTGGCCTCTTCGGTGGGCTCGACCCGGATGTTGCGGTAGCGGGGCAGACCCGTACCGGCCGGGATGAGCTTACCGAGGATGACGTTCTCCTTGAGGCCCAGCAGCGGGTCCGACTTGGCGTGGATCGCCGCGTCGGTGAGCACCCGGGTGGTCTCCTGGAAGGAGGCCGCCGACAGCCAGGACTCGGTGGCCAGCGAGGCCTTGGTGATACCCATCAGCTGGGGGCGGCCGGAGGCCGGGTGGCCGCCTTCCGACACCACGCGACGGTTCTCGGTCTCGAAGCGGCCGCGCTCGACGAGCTCGCCCGGGAGCAGCTCGGCGTCGCCCGACTCGATGATCGTCACGCGGCGGAGCATCTGCCGGATGATGATCTCGATGTGCTTGTCGTGGATCGACACACCCTGCGAGTTGTAGACCTTCTGGACCTCGGCGACCAGGTGGATCTGGACCGCACGCTGGCCCATGATCCGCAGGACGTCGTGCGGGTTCATCGTGCCCTGGGTCAGCTTCTGGCCGACCGAGACCGCCTCGCCCTCGCTGACCAGCAGCTTGATGCGCTTGGAGATCGGGTAGGCGATCTCCTCGGTGCCGTCGTCGGGGGTGACGACGAGCTTGCGGGTCTTCTCGGTGTCCTCGATGCGGACCCGGCCGTCGGCCTCCGAGATCGGGGCCAGACCCTTGGGGGTACGGGCCTCGAAGAGCTCGACGACACGGGGCAGACCCTGCGTGATGTCGTCACCTGCCACACCACCGGTGTGGAAGGTACGCATCGTCAGCTGGGTACCGGGCTCACCGATGGACTGGGCGGCGATGATGCCGACCGCCTCACCGATGTCGACCAGCTTGCCGGTGGCCAGCGAGCGGCCGTAGCAGAAGGCACAGGTGCCGACTGCGGACTCGCAGGTCAGGATCGAGCGGGTCTTGACCTCGCTGATGCCGTGCCGGATGAGCTCGTCGATCAGCACGTCACCGAGGTCGGTGTTCGCGGTGGCGATGAGCTTGCCGTCGATCGTGATGTCCTCGGCCAGCATGCGGGCGTAGACGCTGGTCTCGACGTCGTCCGTCTTGCGCAGGACGCCGTTCTCGACCGTGCCGATCGCCAGCTTGAGGCCGCGCTCGGTGCCGCAGTCCTCCTCGCGAATGATGACGTCCTGGGAGACGTCGACCAGACGACGGGTGAGGTAGCCGGAGTCGGCGGTACGCAGCGCGGTGTCGGCCAGACCCTTACGGGCACCGTGGGTCGAGATGAAGTACTCGAGAACGGTGAGGCCCTCACGGAAGGACGCCTTGATGGGACGGGGAATCGTCTCGTTCTTGGCGTTCGACACCAGACCACGCATACCGGCGATCTGACGCATCTGCATCATGTTTCCTCGAGCACCGGAGTCCACCATCATGAAGATGGGGTTGGTCTTCTCGAAGTTGGCGTTCATCGCCTCGGCAACCTCGTTGGTCGCCTTGGTCCAGATGCCGACGAGCTCGCTGCTGCGCTCGTCCTTGGTGATCAGGCCGCGCTCGTAGTTCTTCTGGACCTTCTCGGCCTGCGCCTCGTAGCCCTCGAGAATCTGCGGCTTGCTCGGCGGCACGACGACGTCGGAGATCGACACGGTGACGCCCGAGCGGGTGGCCCAGTGGAAACCGGCCGCCTTGAGGTTGTCCAGGGTCGCCGCGACGGTGACCTTGGGGTAGCGCTCCGCCAGGTCGTTGACGATCGCGGAGAGCTGCTTCTTGCCCACCTCGTAGTCGACGAACGGGTAGTCCTCGGGCAGCAGCTCGTTGAAGAGCGCGCGACCCAGGGTGGTGCTCAGGCGGAAGGGCTCGCCCTCGAACCAGGTCGACTGACCGTCCTCGTCCACCGGCGGGGTCCAGCCACGCGGCGGGACGGTGCCGATCGGCAGGCGGATGTCGACCGGGGCCTGGACGTCCAGCTCGCGGGCGTCGAAGGCCATGATCGCCTCGGCGGTCGAGGAGAAGGAGCGACCGGCGCCCTTCACCTTCTCGCGGTCCGAGGTGAGGAAGAACAGACCGAGCACCATGTCCTGGGTCGGCATGGTGACGGGGCGACCGTCGGCCGGCTTCAGGATGTTGTTCGAGGACAGCATCAGGATGCGGGCCTCGGCCTGCGCCTCCGCGGAGAGCGGCAGGTGGACGGCCATCTGGTCACCGTCGAAGTCCGCGTTGAACGCGGTGCAGACGAGCGGGTGGATCTGGATGGCCTTGCCCTCGACCAGCTGGGGCTCGAAGGCCTGGATGCCGAGTCGGTGCAGGGTGGGTGCACGGTTGAGCAGCACCGGGTGCTCGGCGATGACCTCTTCGAGGACGTCCCAGACCACCGGGCGGGCGCGCTCGACCATGCGCTTGGCCGACTTGATGTTCTGCGCGTGGTTGAGGTCCACCAGGCGCTTCATCACGAACGGCTTGAAGAGCTCCAGCGCCATGGCCTTCGGCAGACCGCACTGGTGCAGCTTGAGCTGCGGGCCGACGACGATGACCGAACGGGCCGAGTAGTCGACGCGCTTGCCGAGCAGGTTCTGACGGAAACGACCCTGCTTGCCCTTGAGCATGTCGGACAGCGACTTCAGCGGACGGTTGCCGGGGCCCGTGACCGGGCGACCACGACGGCCGTTGTCGAAGAGCGCGTCGACGGCCTCCTGAAGCATGCGCTTCTCGTTGTTCACGATGATCTCGGGGGCACCGAGGTCGAGGAGGCGCTTCAGGCGGTTGTTGCGGTTGATCACGCGGCGGTACAGGTCGTTCAGGTCGGAGGTCGCGAAGCGGCCACCGTCCAGCTGCACCATCGGACGCAGGTCCGGCGGGATGACCGGGACGCAGTCCAGCACCATGCCGTTGGGCTTGTTGGTGGTCTGCAGGAACGCCGAGACGACCTTGAGGCGCTTGAGCGCACGGGTCTTCTTCTGGCCCTTGCCGCTGCGGATGATCTCGCGCAGCCGCTCGGACTCCTCGGCCAGGTCGAACGTCTCCAGGCGGTCCTTGAGCGCCGCGGCGCCCATCGAGCCGGAGAAGTACGTGCCGAAGCGGTCGCGCAGCTCGCGGTAGAGCAGCTCGTCGCCCTCGAGGTCCTGGACCTTGAGGTTCTTGAAGCGCGCCCAGACCTCGTCGAGACGGTCGATCTCGCGCTGCGAGCGGTCCCGCAGCTGCTTCATCTCGCGCTCGGCACCCTCGCGCACCTTGCGGCGCACGTCGGCCTTGGCGCCCTCGGCCTCAAGCTCGGCGAGGTCGGTCTCGGCCTTCTTGGCGCGGTTCTCCAGGTCGGAGTCCCGGCGGTTCTCGATCTGCTGGCGCTCGACCGAGACATGCGCCTCGAGGGACGGCAGGTCGCGCTGGCGACGCTCGTCGTCCACCCAGGTGATCATGTAGGCGGCGAAGTAGATGACCTTCTCGAGGTCCTTCGGCGCCAGGTCGAGCAGGTAGCCGAGGCGGCTGGGGACACCCTTGAAGTACCAGATGTGGGTGACCGGCGCGGCCAGCTCGATGTGGCCCATCCGCTCACGACGCACCTTGGCGCGAGTGACCTCGACGCCGCAGCGCTCGCAGATGATGCCCTTGAAGCGGACGCGCTTGTACTTGCCGCAGTAGCACTCCCAGTCCCGGGTCGGACCGAAGATCTTCTCGCAGAAGAGTCCGTCCTTTTCGGGCTTCAGGGTGCGGTAGTTGATGGTCTCCGGCTTCTTGACCTCGCCGTGGGACCACTGGCGGATGTCGTCGGCGGTCGCGAGGCCGATGCGGAGCTCGTCGAAGAAGTTGACGTCAAGCACTGGTCGTCAAGCCCTCTTTCGTAAGTCGAAAGTCGTTCATCTGGTCTGAGGGGGGCCTGGGGGCGGGCCGGCCACCTGGTAGGTGGCCGGCCCGGCCTCCGTCAGACCTCTTCGACGCTGCTCGGCTCGCGCCGGGACAGGTCAATACCGAGCTCCTCGGCTGCGCGGAAGACATCCTCGTCGGAGTCCCGCAGCTCGATGTTGGAGCCGTCCGAGGACAGCACCTCCACGTTGAGGCAGAGCGACTGCATTTCCTTGATGAGCACCTTGAAGGACTCGGGAATGCCCGGCTCGGGGATGTTCTCGCCCTTGACGATCGCCTCGTAGACCTTCACGCGGCCCAGGACGTCGTCGGACTTGATGGTGAGGAGCTCCTGCAGCGCGTAGGCCGCGCCGTACGCCTCAAGGGCCCACACCTCCATCTCACCGAAGCGCTGACCACCGAACTGCGCCTTACCACCCAGCGGCTGCTGGGTGATCATCGAGTACGGACCGGTCGAACGGGCGTGCAGCTTGTCGTCGACCAGGTGGTGCAGCTTGAGGATGTACATGTAGCCGACCGAGACCGGCATCGGGAACGGCTCGCCGGAGCGGCCGTCGAACAGCTTGGCCTTACCGGTGGAGTTCACCAGGCGCTCACCGTCACGGGTGGGCGTGGTGTGGTCCAGCAGGCCGGTGATCTCGTCCTCGCGGGCGCCGTCGAAGACCGGGGTGGCGAGGTTGGTGCCGCCCTCGACCTTGTCGGCGCCGATGCCCTGCAGGCGCTGGGCCCACTCTTCGGCGAGGCCGGAGACGTCCCAGCCCTGTTTGGCGAGCCAGCCGAGGTGGATCTCCAGTACCTGTCCCGGGTTCATTCGGGACGGGACACCCAGCGGGTTCAGGATGATGTCGACCGGCGTGCCGTCCTCAAGGAACGGCATGTCCTCGACGGGGAGGATCTTGGAGATGACACCCTTGTTGCCGTGACGGCCGGCCAGCTTGTCACCGTTGGTGATCTTGCGCTTCTGGGCCACGTAGACCCGGACCAGCTGGTTGACGCCCGGGGGAAGCTCGTCGCCCTCTTCGCGGTCGAAGACGCGGACGCCGATGATCTTGCCCTGCTCGCCGTGCGGCACCTTCAGCGAGGTGTCGCGGACCTCACGGGCCTTCTCACCGAAGATCGCGCGCAGCAGGCGCTCCTCCGGGGTCAGCTCGGTCTCACCCTTGGGCGTGACCTTGCCGACCAGGATGTCGCCGGTGACGACATCGGCGCCGATCCGGATGATGCCGCGCTCGTCGAGGTCCGCGAGGACCTCCTCGGAGACGTTCGGGATGTCCCGAGTGATCTCCTCCGGGCCCAGCTTGGTGTCACGGGCGTCGACCTCGTGCTCCTCGATGTGGATCGAGGAGAGGACGTCGTCCTGCACGAGGCGCTGCGACAGGATGATCGCGTCCTCGTAGTTGTGGCCCTCCCAGGACATGAACGCCACGAGGAGGTTCTTGCCGAGGGCCATCTCGCCCTCGTCGGTGCAGGGGCCGTCGGCGAGGACCTGGTGGACCTCGACCCGGGCGCCCTCGTCCACGAGCACCTTCTGGTTGAAGGCGGTGCCCTGGTTGGAGCGGGTGAACTTGGCGGCGCGGTACGTGGTGTACGTGCCGTCGTCGTTGGCCACGGTGACGTAGTCGGCCGAGACCTCCTGGACGACACCCGCCTTCTCGGCCACGATCACGTCGGCGGCGTCGACCGCGCAGCGGTACTCCATGCCGGTGCCGACCAGCGGGGCCTCGCTCTTCAGCAGCGGCACCGCCTGACGCATCATGTTGGAGCCCATGAGCGCGCGGTTGGCGTCGTCGTGCTCCAGGAAGGGGATCATCGCGGTGGCGACGGACACCATCTGGCGCGGCGAGACGTCCATGTAGTCGATCTCGGAGCCGGGGATGTAGTCGATCTCGCCACCACGGCGACGAACGAGGACACGCGGCTCGGCGAAGTGCAGGTCGTCCGTCAGCGGGGCGTTGGCCTGCGCGATGACGTAGCGGTCCTCCTCGTCAGCGGTCAGGTAGTCCACCTGCTCGGTGACGATGCCCTCGACGACCTTGCGGTACGGGGTCTCGATGAAGCCGAAGGCGTTGACCCGGCCGTACGAGGCCAGCGAGCCGATCAGACCGATGTTCGGGCCTTCAGGGGTCTCGATGGGGCACATGCGGCCGTAGTGCGACGGGTGAACGTCACGGACCTCGAAGCCGGCGCGCTCACGGGACAGACCACCGGGGCCCAGCGCGGACAGACGACGCTTGTGGGTCAGGCCCGACAGCGGGTTCGTCTGGTCCATGAACTGGGACAGCTGGCTGGTGCCGAAGAACTCCTTGATGGAGGCGACGACCGGCCGGATGTTGATCAGGGTCTGCGGCGTGATCGCCTCGACGTCCTGGGTGGTCATGCGCTCGCGCACGACGCGCTCCATACGGGCGAGACCCGTACGGACCTGGTTCTGGATCAGCTCGCCGACGTTGCGCAGGCGGCGGTTGCCGAAGTGGTCGATGTCATCGACCTCGACGACGATGTCGCGACCCTCGTTGTCACGCCACTCGGTCTCGCCCGCGTGCAGCTTCACCAGGTACTTGATCGCACCGATGATGTCGGGCTCGGTGAGCACGCCGGAGTCCAGCGACTCGGCGTTGCCCAGCTTGCGGTTGACCTTGTAACGGCCGACCTTGGCGAGGTCGTAGCGCTTCGGGTTGAAGTAGAGGTTCTCCAACAGCGTCTGCGCG
This genomic window contains:
- the rpoB gene encoding DNA-directed RNA polymerase subunit beta, with translation MAAPRNASNNANSTAPLRVSFAKIKEPLEVPNLLALQTESFDWLLGNAAWKSRVEAALESGQDVPTKSGLEEIFEEISPIEDFSGSMSLTFRDHRFEPPKNSIDECKDRDFTFAAPLFVTAEFTNNETGEIKSQTVFMGDFPLMTHKGTFVINGTERVVVSQLVRSPGVYFDSTLDKVSDKDIFSCKVIPSRGAWLEMEIDKRDMVGVRIDRKRKQSVTVLLKALGWTNEMILEEFGEYESMRATLEKDHTQGQDDALLDIYRKLRPGEPPTREAAQTLLENLYFNPKRYDLAKVGRYKVNRKLGNAESLDSGVLTEPDIIGAIKYLVKLHAGETEWRDNEGRDIVVEVDDIDHFGNRRLRNVGELIQNQVRTGLARMERVVRERMTTQDVEAITPQTLINIRPVVASIKEFFGTSQLSQFMDQTNPLSGLTHKRRLSALGPGGLSRERAGFEVRDVHPSHYGRMCPIETPEGPNIGLIGSLASYGRVNAFGFIETPYRKVVEGIVTEQVDYLTADEEDRYVIAQANAPLTDDLHFAEPRVLVRRRGGEIDYIPGSEIDYMDVSPRQMVSVATAMIPFLEHDDANRALMGSNMMRQAVPLLKSEAPLVGTGMEYRCAVDAADVIVAEKAGVVQEVSADYVTVANDDGTYTTYRAAKFTRSNQGTAFNQKVLVDEGARVEVHQVLADGPCTDEGEMALGKNLLVAFMSWEGHNYEDAIILSQRLVQDDVLSSIHIEEHEVDARDTKLGPEEITRDIPNVSEEVLADLDERGIIRIGADVVTGDILVGKVTPKGETELTPEERLLRAIFGEKAREVRDTSLKVPHGEQGKIIGVRVFDREEGDELPPGVNQLVRVYVAQKRKITNGDKLAGRHGNKGVISKILPVEDMPFLEDGTPVDIILNPLGVPSRMNPGQVLEIHLGWLAKQGWDVSGLAEEWAQRLQGIGADKVEGGTNLATPVFDGAREDEITGLLDHTTPTRDGERLVNSTGKAKLFDGRSGEPFPMPVSVGYMYILKLHHLVDDKLHARSTGPYSMITQQPLGGKAQFGGQRFGEMEVWALEAYGAAYALQELLTIKSDDVLGRVKVYEAIVKGENIPEPGIPESFKVLIKEMQSLCLNVEVLSSDGSNIELRDSDEDVFRAAEELGIDLSRREPSSVEEV
- a CDS encoding DNA-directed RNA polymerase subunit beta'; translated protein: MLDVNFFDELRIGLATADDIRQWSHGEVKKPETINYRTLKPEKDGLFCEKIFGPTRDWECYCGKYKRVRFKGIICERCGVEVTRAKVRRERMGHIELAAPVTHIWYFKGVPSRLGYLLDLAPKDLEKVIYFAAYMITWVDDERRQRDLPSLEAHVSVERQQIENRRDSDLENRAKKAETDLAELEAEGAKADVRRKVREGAEREMKQLRDRSQREIDRLDEVWARFKNLKVQDLEGDELLYRELRDRFGTYFSGSMGAAALKDRLETFDLAEESERLREIIRSGKGQKKTRALKRLKVVSAFLQTTNKPNGMVLDCVPVIPPDLRPMVQLDGGRFATSDLNDLYRRVINRNNRLKRLLDLGAPEIIVNNEKRMLQEAVDALFDNGRRGRPVTGPGNRPLKSLSDMLKGKQGRFRQNLLGKRVDYSARSVIVVGPQLKLHQCGLPKAMALELFKPFVMKRLVDLNHAQNIKSAKRMVERARPVVWDVLEEVIAEHPVLLNRAPTLHRLGIQAFEPQLVEGKAIQIHPLVCTAFNADFDGDQMAVHLPLSAEAQAEARILMLSSNNILKPADGRPVTMPTQDMVLGLFFLTSDREKVKGAGRSFSSTAEAIMAFDARELDVQAPVDIRLPIGTVPPRGWTPPVDEDGQSTWFEGEPFRLSTTLGRALFNELLPEDYPFVDYEVGKKQLSAIVNDLAERYPKVTVAATLDNLKAAGFHWATRSGVTVSISDVVVPPSKPQILEGYEAQAEKVQKNYERGLITKDERSSELVGIWTKATNEVAEAMNANFEKTNPIFMMVDSGARGNMMQMRQIAGMRGLVSNAKNETIPRPIKASFREGLTVLEYFISTHGARKGLADTALRTADSGYLTRRLVDVSQDVIIREEDCGTERGLKLAIGTVENGVLRKTDDVETSVYARMLAEDITIDGKLIATANTDLGDVLIDELIRHGISEVKTRSILTCESAVGTCAFCYGRSLATGKLVDIGEAVGIIAAQSIGEPGTQLTMRTFHTGGVAGDDITQGLPRVVELFEARTPKGLAPISEADGRVRIEDTEKTRKLVVTPDDGTEEIAYPISKRIKLLVSEGEAVSVGQKLTQGTMNPHDVLRIMGQRAVQIHLVAEVQKVYNSQGVSIHDKHIEIIIRQMLRRVTIIESGDAELLPGELVERGRFETENRRVVSEGGHPASGRPQLMGITKASLATESWLSAASFQETTRVLTDAAIHAKSDPLLGLKENVILGKLIPAGTGLPRYRNIRVEPTEEAKAAMYSAVGYDDYDLSPFGAGSGQAVPLDDYDYGPYTG
- a CDS encoding cytochrome P450, with product MKHFDPWSAQFIAHPYDAYAELREQAPVCRYEPTGQWLISRYEDVSALLRDRRLGRTYTHRFSHQEFGQQEPDPAHEPFHTLNSNGLLDLEAPDHTRIRRLVSKAFTPRMVQSLRPTVARLADELVGALLADGGGDLIAAVAEPLPVAVIAEMLGVPPADRGLLRPWSAAITGMFELNPTPETAQRAVDASVEFSDFLRALIRERRRQPGTDLISALIQAQDEGDALSEQEMVSTCVLLLNAGHEATVNTTGNGWWALFRNPEQLALLRSDVPAHLPTAIEELMRYDTPLQMFERWVLEDIEVGGVRIPRGSEVALLFGSANRDPARFADPDRLDVTRADNPHLSFGAGIHFCLGAPLARLELTESYGALLRRAPALTLTAEPRWQPGYVIRGLTELLVTT
- a CDS encoding helicase-associated domain-containing protein, which codes for MNSATSLKSWLTRRTPEQLVELLEQRELPYAGGPGLETPARLAQHLLTDASVTLALHDLNQVQIQVLAAVAVLAEQLHGPAPVPAPRPGAAGFAGWSPVTPAQRTAVPALEPSERAVPRARLRAALAGQPGELDAVLAELADRALLLPPHGTALTVPPLLHLQSGELQGYGRPVDVLLSAAYKAAEIHQIAADLGLGAGGTRDAAQKLITDRLGDRAAVRQLVTQAPPDALDLLERLVPGPPLLRTHCFVSEHGQYYSAGSKFRFRAAGSGDPGTDWLAARGMLIPIGPDLVELPYEIAAALRDGEMPLGYDPEPPVVAASRPLPAHPLGEAQTAATSTATRVELLLRATAAGPLAVRKAGGIAVRDTRRLAKLIGAPEAQTRLWLDLSANAGLIAPHRDLPPPSRSRKPAPLPPARMLPTARYDSWLADSPAERLVPLIATWAVTPEVFSHWPDESETPVALVSPQDPGAVALRRTVLEALAVLPPGTGLGQAAAIDEDALGDLALAAAWHRPAAVTGEPGTLARISATLTEAELLGVVAHGALTPVGHAVLGLLRAGADRYFPAVPGAGSALTGRPALAAAVAALRAALVELVPPPRTTARFQADLTAVVAGPAAPELTELLGSVATRESEGHAVVWRIDAASVRRALDSGADPQELLTRLAEVSEGGQPLPQPLSYLVNDAARTHGRIRVVRSACCIRSDDEALVTELSRARVLAKLGLRRIAPTVLISTASPTDTLAALRLGGYAPVLEAETGSTVVERAPQERAALELPSLTAARPYYGSGPGTPEALAAKLLGPRKG